Genomic window (Gemmatimonadota bacterium):
GCGCTGACCTGGATCTTGAGGTAGCGCTCGGCGAAGGTCGACTGGATGTCACGCAGGAGATCCTCGAACATCTCGAAGGCCTCCTTCTTGTACTCCACGAGCGGATCCCGCTGGCCATACGCGCGGTACTGGATCGCGTTGCGCAGCTGGTCGAGATCGTAGAGGTGATCCTTCCACTTCTCGTCGAGCACGCCCTGCATCACCTGCGACAGCACCTGCAGGTCCACGTCGGGGATGCCGATCTGCTGACCGAACTGCTGCAGGTAGGTCACCTTCCGTTCGAAAGCGGCCTCGCCTTCGGCGCGCGCCGCATCGGCCACTGCGTCGAGGGTGGGCGTGGCCTCGGCGTTGAGCACGGCCTCGGGCCCGACCAGGAACTGCATCATCAGCGCGTTCATCAGCCCGGGGCGGTCGTAATTCTCAGGGCGCTCGATGTCGACGAGATAATTGCGCGCCGTCCGATCGACCGCCACGCGAATCATCTTGATCGCTTCGGCCTTGAGCTCCTCACCCCGCTCGAGTGCAAAGAGCCGCGTAGAGTAGATGACCTCGCGCTGCTGGTTCATCACGTCATCGTATTCGAGCAAGCGCTTGCGGGTCTGGAAGTTCTGCAACTCCACCCGCTTCTGCGCCGACTCGATCGCCGCAGTGATCAGCTTGCCGGTGATGACCTCGCCCTCTTCGGCGCCGCCCTTGTCCATCATCCGGGCAATACGGTCGGAGCCGAAGAGCCGCATCAGGTCGTCTTCGAGCGACAGGAAGAAGAGCGACACGCCCGGATCGCCCTGACGGCCAGAGCGACCTCGCAGCTGGCGGTCGATGCGCCGCGACTCGTGGCGCTCGGTGCCGATGATATGCAGGCCGGCATCTTCCGAGGTCAGGTCGAGCGTCGGGTCGAGTTTGATGTCGGTGCCGCGGCCGGCCATGTTGGTCGCGATGGTGATCGCGCCGCGCTCACCGGCCTTGGCCACAATCTCGGCCTCGCGCTGGTGATACTTGGCGTTGAGCACCTCGTGCGGCAGCCCGCGGCGCTTCAGCTGACGAGACAAGGTCTCCGACACTTCCACGGTGGTGGTGCCGATCAGCACCGGCCAGCCGAGCTTGTGGATCCGCTCCACTTCATCGGCAACCGCGTTGTACTTCTCGCGCCGCGTCTTGTAGATCTGGTCGACGTGGTCTTTCCGACGGATCGGCCGGTTGGTCGGGATCACGGCGACTTCGAGGCCGTAGATCGAGTAGAACTCGGTCTCTTCGGTCTCGGCCGTGCCGGTCATGCCGCAGAGCTTCTCGTACATCCGGAAGTAGTTCTGGATGGTGATCGTCGCGAGCGTCTGCGTCTCGCCCTTCACCTGCACTCCTTCCTTCGCCTCGACCGCCTGGTGCAAACCATCGGACCAGCGACGCCCCACCATGATGCGGCCGGTGAACTCATCGACGATGAGCACCTGCCCTTCCTGCACGATGTAGTCGACCTCACGCTCGTAGAGGGCGTGCGCCTGCAGCAGCTTGTGGATGATGTGCAGCTGCTCGCTCTTGGCGGCGTAATCGGCCTCGATCTGGCGGCGCTTCTCGGCCTTCTGCTCGATGTCGAGTTCGGCGTCGTGCTCGACCGCGTGGATCTCCTGGGAGATGTCCGGCACCAGGAAGAGCTGCGGGTCGTGCGGCGAGAGCGCTTCGGCACCACGATCGGTCAGGTGGACCGAGTGGCCCTTTTCGTCGAGCACGAAGAAGAGCGAGTCTTCGATCGAGCGCATGCTCTGCTGCTTCGCCGGCAGCTTGCGGTCGGCGATGTAGTCGAGCTCGGTGCGCTGCACCAGCTGCTTGACCCCGGTCTCGTTGAGCAGCTTCTGCAGCTTCTTGTTCTTCGGGGCGCCGAGCTGGGCCTGATAGAGCTTCATCCCGGCTTCAGTGCGCATCTTCTCGTCCTGCAGCAGCTTCTCGCCCTCGGCGACGAGCCCGCTGGCGACTTCGTTCTGCTGGCGGACGATCTCCGCGATCTTCGGGTTGTAGCCACGGTAGTGAATGCTGTCTTCGTCACCCACCGGTCCGGAGATGATCAGCGGCGTCCGCGCCTCGTCGATGAGGATCGAGTCGACTTCGTCGATGATGGCGTAGATGTGCTCGCGCTGCACTCGCTGGTCGAGCGAGTACACCATGTTGTCGCGCAGGTAGTCGAAGCCGAATTCGTTGTTGGTGCCGTAGGTAATGTCGGCACCGTAGGCGGCGCGACGATCGGGTGACGACGGCTCGGTGTCATCGAGGCAGGCCACAGTGAGGCCGAGGTAGTTGAACAGGTGCCCCATCCACTGCGAGTCGCGGCGGGCGAGGTAGTTGTTCACCGTCACCAGCTGGGCGCCGCGGCCCGGAAGCGCATTGAGGTACAGCGGCAGCGTCGCAACGAGGGTCTTCCCTTCACCGGTCGCCATTTCGGCGATCCGTCCGCGATGGAGGTTGATGCCGCCGATGAGCTGGACATCGTAGGGCACCATGTTCCAGACAATCGGCTGGCCGGTCACCATGACGGTGGTGCCGACCAGGCGGCGGCATGCTTCACGGACGGTGGCGAAGGCTTCCGGCAGGATTTCATCAAGCGTCTTCGCGACCCCGTTGCGGAAGGCCTCTTCGGCGCCCTGCAACTGCACGTCGATCGCGTCGCGCTCGGTCGGATCGGCGCAGTCGTGCTTCGCGGCGCGAAGCCGTTCGACCTCGGCTCGCAAGGCCCCCGTCTGCTCTTCGAGCCGCGCGCGGAAGCGGGCGGTCTGCCCCTGAAGGGCCGCCTCATCCAGCGTCGCAATGCGCTCCTCTTCCTTTCGGATCTCCGCGAGCAGCGGCTCGAGCCGCTTCACTTCACGGGCCTGACGGGAACCGAATACCGACTCAACCAACCGCTTGATCATCCTGCTTCGCTCCGATAAAGCTGTAACCCTGAAATATAGTCGCCCACCCGCTCGGGGACCCATCCGGTGAGCGAGCGGCCCATGGCCACGCGCGACCGGATTTCGGTCGAGGAGAGCTCCATCACAGGGACCTGCACGAGGGCATCGAACCCCTCGGGTGGAGACTCGCCACCACGAGCGAACACGGCCACGGTGGCCAGGGCACGAATGGAATCAGGCTCATGCCAGGCAGCGAATCCGCGCGCGGCATCGGCGCCGAGCAGCAAGACAAGTTCCGCGCCAGAAAACTCTGCCAGAATCTCGCGCAGCGTGTCGACGGTGTAGGAGGGGCCCTCGCGGTCGAGTTCTCTGCCGTCGGCGACAAAGCCTGGCACCGAGGCCACGGCGAGCTCGACCATCCGGAGTCGCGCTTCTGCCGGCGCGCGATGACGTCCGATCTTGAAGGGCTGCTGGGCCGCGACCACGAAGCGCACCTGATCGAGGTGCAGCTGTTCGCGGGCGAGTTGCGCGACGATCAGGTGCGCGTGGTGGATCGGATCGAACGAGCCGCCGAGGATACCGATCCGCACGGGCTATTGCCCCGCAGGCTTCTCCGCCGCGGCGGCTGCTGGCAGAGGACAAGTCGCATCAAGGTGCGGCGACGTGGGGAATCGCTTCCGCATGATCGCACACGTTTCCCGCACATCTTCGGCGTACCCGATCGTCCGGTAGGTCTCGATCAGCTTGGTCATGACTTCCGGCGCAATGACGGCGCGCGGCCAGGTTGCGAGCAGGTCCTTGAGATAGAGGATCGCGGAATCGTAGGCCTTGAAGCGAAGGTAGAAAAGCGCGGCCTGGTAGCTCTTCACCGCGAAGCGTTCTTCAAGCCCGGTGATCTGCTCCTGTCCCGTCTTCGCCGCTGGTGACGCAGGATAGCGTGCGATCAGCTCCTGATAAGTGGCGATCGCGGTCTGGCCATAGGTGGCATCCAGTTCCGGCCGACGCCAGAGCGCCGAGTAGCTGTCACCGGCACGCAGCAGAGCAATCGGCGCCATCGAATCGCCAGGGAACTCATCGGAAACCCGGCGGAATTCCCGTACCGCCTGGAGGTTGCTGTGCTCGCCTACCCGCGTCTCGGCGAGATAGAATCGTGCGAGAATGGCGCGGTGATCGCCACTCGGCATTTCCAGCTGCATTCGCTCGAAGGCGGTACCGGCCTTCGACCACTTCTTCGCGGCGTACAGCCCCATCGCGCGCGACCACATCGAGTCGAGCTGCGCCGGCGTTGCGGAGAGCCGCGAAAGCAGCGGGGTCGCCGTTGTTGACGGCTTCGCCTTCCCCTTCCCACAGGCAGTGGCGAGGACGAGCACCAGCGGCAGGACGAGGGGCAGCAAGCGACGCATCAAGGGCGGTCCGGGACGGCAACAGGGTGAACGGTCGAGTCGGCAGACTCCGCAGTTCGGAGTCGCTGGAGCGCGAGGATCGTAATCGAATCGGGCGCCACGCGCGCGGACGCCACCGTTTGCCACGCCAAAGTGGCAGAAAACGGGTCGCCCTGGCGGAGCCTGGCATCGCCGAAGCCGATGAGGGCACGACGTCCCACTGCCCCGGCCGGATCCCGCCGAGCCGAACGATCGAGCCACCGCTCGGCGTCGCCGACCCGGTCGTCGTTCAGGGCGGAGAGGCCCAAGGTCAGCTCGCAGTCGGCAAGGAGGGTGGTTGCGCTTGCCCGGGCCGAATCGGCCGCCTCGCTGCGGCGGAGCACGCTTTCGAGCACCGGCACGGCCTCGATGCAGGTCCCCCGCTTGTGCTGCGCGAGACCGAGTGCCAGCAGGACCGAGTCGGCCGCAGACCGCCCGGAGACCGCAGCCAGGGCCACCGGCAATACCTGAACTGCCTCATCGGCGGGGAGATCCGAAACCAGGGCGAGCCGAAGCGCCATACGACCAAGTGGCCAGGACGGTGCCAGCTTCCGTAGGCCGAGGACCGCGCGAGCCAGCACGAGCGGTTCGCCGGCGCGCTCGGCACCCTGGGCGGCACGGGCGAGACCGGCCGCCGCCTCGCCAGCGCGCTCGGGGGCAGTGGTGCCCAGCTCGGTCCAGGCACGCACCGCCTCGAGCCGTTGCCCGGCGAGGAAGGCCGCATCGGCGTACTTGCCGAGCAGTTGCGGGGAGTTGCCAGCGGCCCGGTAGGACGTCACCGCGTCGAACCAGCGCCCCTCGTGCCAGGCAACATCACCAATGCGTTCCGGGTCGGGGGTGCGGGAGCCGCAGGCGGCGAGGAGCAGCAGCCCGAGCGACGAGATCTTCACTCCGGAATACGCTCCACCATGGCGAGGTAGGCGGCCACCCGTTCGACGTCGGGGCGAACGTCCTGTGCCGCCCGCCAGATATCGCGGGCGCCAGCGGTGTCCCCTGCGAGATAGCGCGCCAGTCCGAGCTGCACCCTGGCATCGATCCAGTCAGGACGATCGCCAAGGATCTTCTCGAGTATCTCGCGCGCCTCAAGCGGATTCCCCACTTCGATCAGGAGTCGCGAGAGCCGGAGCCGGATGTCGAGGAAGGCTGGACCGAGGTCGACAGCGCGTCGGTATTCGCGAACCGCATCGGCGAGCAGCCCGCCATCGGCGTAGAGCTCGCCGAGATGCGCGTGTTCGTTGGCAAGCCGGGAGGCGAGGTGCGCCGGGACCCCAGCCACCGGTGGCCCTTCGGACGCAGCCGCTGCGGCGAACGCTGCGGCTGCTTCTTCGTTCCGCCCCACCTGATTGAGCACGAGGCCACGATGCAGGTGCGCTTCGACATAGCGCCCATTGAGGGCGAGTGCCGAGTCGAAAGCCTCGAGCGCCTCATCGGGGCGGTCGAGCAACGACAGGGAGAGCCCCCGGAGGTGGTAGACATCGGCGTAGGCGCGACCGCTTCCCTCGACGTCGTCCAGGCAGAGCAGCGCGCCGTAGTAGTCGCGGTTCGCGAAACGCGCACGTGCGGTTTCGAGCAGACCGCCGGCGCTGAGCTTCACCCGACGACCTGGCGGAAGTAGGCGATGGTCTGTTCAAGTCCTTCGCGAAGCGGCACCTTGGGCTCCCACTGCAGGACGGCGCGCGCCACCGTCAGGTCGGGCTTGCGCACCTTCGGGTCATCCACCGGCAATTCCTTGTGTACAATCTGCGACTTCGAACCGGTCAGCGCGAGGACCTGCTCGGCCAGTTCGAGCATCGTGAACTCGCCCGGGTTGCCGATGTTGGTCGGGTCGACCCGATCGGAGTGGAAGAGCCGGTAGATCCCTTCGACCAGATCGGAGTAGTAGCAGAACGAGCGCGACTGGAGGCCGTCGCCATAGACCGTGAGCGACTCGCCCTTGAGCGCCTGCACGATGAAGTTCGACACCACCCGACCGTCCTGCGGCCGCATCCGCGGACCGTAGGTGTTGAAGATCCGGACGATCCGGGTCTCGAGACCATGGTAGGTGTGGTACGCCATCGTGATCGCCTCGGCGAAGCGCTTCGCTTCGTCGTACACCCCGCGAGGTCCGACCGGATTCACGTTCCCCCAGTAGGTCTCCGGCTGCGGATGCACCAGCGGATCGCCATACACCTCCGACGTCGAGGCGAGGAAGAAGCGCGCCTTCTTGGCCTTGGCGAGTCCCAGGGCGTTGTGGGTGCCGAGCGAACCGACCTTGAGCGTCTGGATCGGCATCTCGAGGTAATCGATGGGCGAGGCCGGCGAGGCGAAGTGAAGCACGCCATCCACCTGACCATCCACGAAGATGTACTGCGACACGTCGTGGCGAACGAAGCGGAAGCGATCGTTGCCCATCAGGTGCGCCAGATTCTCCGGACGCCCGGTGATGAAGTTGTCGACGCCCACCACTTCGTGGCCGTCGGCCAGAAAACGATCGGTCAGGTGCGACCCGAGGAAGCCGGCGGCTCCGGTAATCACCACGCGCATTACGCGTCCTTCCGGCCGATGCCGGTGTAGCGGAATCCGAGCCGCGACATTCGCGCAGGCTCGTACAAGTTCCGGCCATCAACAATGACCGGCGTGCGGAGGACCTGCTTGATCCGCTCAAAGTCCGGATTGCGATAGACGAGCCACTCCGTGACAACTGCCAGCGCATCCGCGCCCGTGAGCGCGTCGTACGGATCGGTCGCAAAGGTCACCCGATCCTGCCAGAGCGCCCGCGCCACCTCCATCGCCTCCGGGTCATGCGCCCGGACGCTTGCCCCGGCCTCGAGCAGCGCATCGATCAGCGCCACGGCAGGACTCTCCCGCATATCGTCGGTGCCGGCCTTGAACGCGAGCCCCCAGACCGCCACCGTGCGACCACTCAGGTCACCGAGCAGGCGTTGCAGCTTCTCGAACATCACCCGCTTCTGGCGCGCGTTCACCGCTTCGACCGCATCGAAGAGCGCTGGCGACATCCCTGCCCCGCGCGCCGTGTGCATCAGCGCCTTGACGTCCTTCGGGAAGCAGGAACCACCATAGCCCGGGCCCGGGAAGAGAAAGGCGTTTCCGATCCGGGTGTCGCTGCCGATTCCCTTGCGCACGGCAAAGACATCGGCGCCGACCAGTTCGCAGAGCTCGGCAATCTGATTCATGAACGAAATGCGGGTGGCCAGCATCGCATTCGCCGCGTACTTCGTCACCTCGGCCGACGGGATATCCATGAACAGGATCGGCGAACCGGAGCGGACGTAGGGCGAATAGAGCTCCCGGAGCAGTTCTTCAGCACGGGGATCATCGGTGCCCAGCACGACGCGGTCGGGCTTCATGAAATCGTCGATCGCGGCCCCTTCCTTCAGGAACTCGGGATTCGAGGCCACGGCGAAGTCGCCCGTTGTGGCGGCACGGACCGCGGTGCGCACCTTCTCGGCTGTCCCCACCGGGACAGTGGATTTGGTGACGACCACCTTGAAGCGGTCGAGATGCTGACCGATCGTGTTGGCGACCGCCAGCACGTGTTGCAGGTCGGCCGAACCATCTTCGCCAGGTGGGGTTCCGACGGCGATGAAGACCACATCGCCATGCTCCACCGCAGCACCGAGATCGGTGGTAAAGCGCAGACGACCCTCGGCAGTATTCCGCTCGACGAGGGGCTGCAGCCCCGGTTCGTAGATCGGGAGCACCCCCTCGCGGAGGCGCGCAATCTTGCCGGCGTCCACATCCGCGCACACCACC
Coding sequences:
- a CDS encoding tetratricopeptide repeat protein; this encodes MKLSAGGLLETARARFANRDYYGALLCLDDVEGSGRAYADVYHLRGLSLSLLDRPDEALEAFDSALALNGRYVEAHLHRGLVLNQVGRNEEAAAAFAAAAASEGPPVAGVPAHLASRLANEHAHLGELYADGGLLADAVREYRRAVDLGPAFLDIRLRLSRLLIEVGNPLEAREILEKILGDRPDWIDARVQLGLARYLAGDTAGARDIWRAAQDVRPDVERVAAYLAMVERIPE
- a CDS encoding UDP-glucose/GDP-mannose dehydrogenase family protein; its protein translation is MRVTVIGSGYVGLVAGACFAETGNEVVCADVDAGKIARLREGVLPIYEPGLQPLVERNTAEGRLRFTTDLGAAVEHGDVVFIAVGTPPGEDGSADLQHVLAVANTIGQHLDRFKVVVTKSTVPVGTAEKVRTAVRAATTGDFAVASNPEFLKEGAAIDDFMKPDRVVLGTDDPRAEELLRELYSPYVRSGSPILFMDIPSAEVTKYAANAMLATRISFMNQIAELCELVGADVFAVRKGIGSDTRIGNAFLFPGPGYGGSCFPKDVKALMHTARGAGMSPALFDAVEAVNARQKRVMFEKLQRLLGDLSGRTVAVWGLAFKAGTDDMRESPAVALIDALLEAGASVRAHDPEAMEVARALWQDRVTFATDPYDALTGADALAVVTEWLVYRNPDFERIKQVLRTPVIVDGRNLYEPARMSRLGFRYTGIGRKDA
- the bamD gene encoding outer membrane protein assembly factor BamD, whose translation is MRRLLPLVLPLVLVLATACGKGKAKPSTTATPLLSRLSATPAQLDSMWSRAMGLYAAKKWSKAGTAFERMQLEMPSGDHRAILARFYLAETRVGEHSNLQAVREFRRVSDEFPGDSMAPIALLRAGDSYSALWRRPELDATYGQTAIATYQELIARYPASPAAKTGQEQITGLEERFAVKSYQAALFYLRFKAYDSAILYLKDLLATWPRAVIAPEVMTKLIETYRTIGYAEDVRETCAIMRKRFPTSPHLDATCPLPAAAAAEKPAGQ
- a CDS encoding UDP-glucuronic acid decarboxylase family protein; protein product: MRVVITGAAGFLGSHLTDRFLADGHEVVGVDNFITGRPENLAHLMGNDRFRFVRHDVSQYIFVDGQVDGVLHFASPASPIDYLEMPIQTLKVGSLGTHNALGLAKAKKARFFLASTSEVYGDPLVHPQPETYWGNVNPVGPRGVYDEAKRFAEAITMAYHTYHGLETRIVRIFNTYGPRMRPQDGRVVSNFIVQALKGESLTVYGDGLQSRSFCYYSDLVEGIYRLFHSDRVDPTNIGNPGEFTMLELAEQVLALTGSKSQIVHKELPVDDPKVRKPDLTVARAVLQWEPKVPLREGLEQTIAYFRQVVG
- the nadD gene encoding nicotinate-nucleotide adenylyltransferase; amino-acid sequence: MRIGILGGSFDPIHHAHLIVAQLAREQLHLDQVRFVVAAQQPFKIGRHRAPAEARLRMVELAVASVPGFVADGRELDREGPSYTVDTLREILAEFSGAELVLLLGADAARGFAAWHEPDSIRALATVAVFARGGESPPEGFDALVQVPVMELSSTEIRSRVAMGRSLTGWVPERVGDYISGLQLYRSEAG
- the secA gene encoding preprotein translocase subunit SecA, whose product is MIKRLVESVFGSRQAREVKRLEPLLAEIRKEEERIATLDEAALQGQTARFRARLEEQTGALRAEVERLRAAKHDCADPTERDAIDVQLQGAEEAFRNGVAKTLDEILPEAFATVREACRRLVGTTVMVTGQPIVWNMVPYDVQLIGGINLHRGRIAEMATGEGKTLVATLPLYLNALPGRGAQLVTVNNYLARRDSQWMGHLFNYLGLTVACLDDTEPSSPDRRAAYGADITYGTNNEFGFDYLRDNMVYSLDQRVQREHIYAIIDEVDSILIDEARTPLIISGPVGDEDSIHYRGYNPKIAEIVRQQNEVASGLVAEGEKLLQDEKMRTEAGMKLYQAQLGAPKNKKLQKLLNETGVKQLVQRTELDYIADRKLPAKQQSMRSIEDSLFFVLDEKGHSVHLTDRGAEALSPHDPQLFLVPDISQEIHAVEHDAELDIEQKAEKRRQIEADYAAKSEQLHIIHKLLQAHALYEREVDYIVQEGQVLIVDEFTGRIMVGRRWSDGLHQAVEAKEGVQVKGETQTLATITIQNYFRMYEKLCGMTGTAETEETEFYSIYGLEVAVIPTNRPIRRKDHVDQIYKTRREKYNAVADEVERIHKLGWPVLIGTTTVEVSETLSRQLKRRGLPHEVLNAKYHQREAEIVAKAGERGAITIATNMAGRGTDIKLDPTLDLTSEDAGLHIIGTERHESRRIDRQLRGRSGRQGDPGVSLFFLSLEDDLMRLFGSDRIARMMDKGGAEEGEVITGKLITAAIESAQKRVELQNFQTRKRLLEYDDVMNQQREVIYSTRLFALERGEELKAEAIKMIRVAVDRTARNYLVDIERPENYDRPGLMNALMMQFLVGPEAVLNAEATPTLDAVADAARAEGEAAFERKVTYLQQFGQQIGIPDVDLQVLSQVMQGVLDEKWKDHLYDLDQLRNAIQYRAYGQRDPLVEYKKEAFEMFEDLLRDIQSTFAERYLKIQVSADGPPAPPPPPPVVESGPHEPSSDDLFAGNVSRTPVAAPRVSTGMGMLGAPVPSGGPEVGRNDPCPCGSGKKYKKCHGATA